The Stieleria sp. JC731 genome has a segment encoding these proteins:
- a CDS encoding aldose epimerase family protein has product MMIETAPFGTVDGQPITRYTLVNSKGHRVSVMNFGATLLEVEVPDRDGNIANVNLCFDSLQPYVDGHPYFGSSVGRFCNRIGNAKFTIDGVEYPLVVNHGKHQLHGGKKNFSYLVWSGEPIQESNHVGVRFELTSPDGDNGFPGTVKAVAEYTFNDADELTITYSATTDKATHVNLTNHSYWNLGGAGTGTAKDHVATIEADQYLDVDGDLIPTGKLNDVAGTPLDFRSATTLGERLEELPATKGYDHCYVVRGQVGSMRPAAKVVDSDSGRTLEIETTQPGMQLYTANHLGGGAGTAGNGPHDAFCLETQHFPDAPNKPDFKSTLLSPGETMKEVTIHRFGVQK; this is encoded by the coding sequence ATGATGATAGAAACCGCTCCCTTCGGGACAGTCGATGGCCAACCGATCACTCGATACACCTTGGTCAATTCCAAAGGCCACCGCGTCAGCGTGATGAACTTTGGCGCGACTTTGTTGGAAGTCGAGGTTCCAGATCGTGACGGAAACATTGCCAACGTCAATTTGTGTTTCGACTCATTGCAGCCCTACGTCGACGGACATCCCTATTTCGGAAGTTCCGTTGGCCGATTTTGCAATCGAATTGGGAACGCCAAATTCACGATCGACGGCGTAGAGTATCCACTGGTGGTCAACCACGGAAAACACCAACTGCACGGTGGGAAGAAGAATTTTTCCTACCTGGTTTGGTCTGGTGAGCCAATTCAGGAGTCCAACCACGTTGGCGTCCGCTTTGAACTGACCAGCCCTGATGGGGATAACGGATTCCCGGGCACGGTTAAAGCGGTCGCGGAATACACGTTCAACGATGCTGACGAATTGACGATTACTTATTCGGCCACCACCGATAAGGCGACACATGTCAATTTGACCAATCACAGCTACTGGAATTTGGGTGGTGCCGGGACCGGTACGGCTAAAGATCACGTCGCGACGATCGAGGCCGACCAGTACCTAGATGTTGACGGCGATCTGATCCCCACCGGAAAGCTGAACGATGTGGCCGGAACCCCGTTGGATTTTCGTTCGGCCACCACGCTTGGAGAGCGACTGGAAGAACTTCCTGCCACCAAAGGATATGACCACTGCTACGTCGTTCGTGGCCAAGTCGGTTCGATGCGTCCTGCGGCGAAGGTTGTCGATTCTGATTCGGGAAGGACGCTCGAAATCGAAACCACTCAGCCCGGTATGCAGCTCTACACTGCAAACCACCTTGGGGGTGGTGCTGGAACTGCAGGGAACGGACCCCACGACGCCTTTTGCTTGGAGACGCAGCACTTCCCCGATGCACCAAACAAGCCGGACTTCAAAAGCACTTTGCTAAGTCCCGGTGAAACGATGAAGGAAGTCACGATTCATCGCTTTGGCGTGCAAAAGTAG
- a CDS encoding DUF1080 domain-containing protein, with translation MILGLAVLLGIFADQRMLSAQSVASDKTAESTPSLKSLFDGKTLDGWEGDPKWFKVREGVIVAGSDTESIPHNYFLCTEKTYGDFELIVEARLVGKGDNAGVQFRTKRIPNDTEVIGYQADIGFFKDGTCWGALYDESRRRKFLAEDQEKAQKAVKRGEWNELRVLAKGDRIQIFLNGVQTVDYTEQDPEIERDGVIALQVHSGPQLEAQYRNVRLREL, from the coding sequence ATGATCCTTGGACTTGCCGTGCTTTTGGGGATATTCGCCGATCAACGGATGCTTTCGGCGCAATCGGTCGCCTCAGATAAGACCGCCGAATCAACGCCCAGTTTAAAATCTTTGTTCGACGGCAAAACGCTTGATGGCTGGGAGGGCGACCCGAAATGGTTCAAAGTTCGCGAAGGCGTGATCGTCGCAGGCAGTGACACCGAATCGATTCCGCACAACTATTTTCTTTGCACCGAGAAGACCTATGGCGATTTCGAACTGATCGTCGAGGCAAGGTTGGTCGGCAAAGGCGACAACGCCGGAGTGCAGTTTCGTACCAAACGGATTCCTAACGATACCGAAGTGATCGGCTATCAGGCGGACATCGGCTTTTTCAAAGACGGTACCTGCTGGGGAGCTTTGTACGACGAATCACGACGCCGGAAATTCCTGGCCGAAGACCAGGAAAAGGCTCAAAAGGCAGTCAAGCGAGGAGAGTGGAATGAACTGCGAGTGTTAGCCAAAGGCGATCGAATCCAGATCTTTCTCAACGGCGTCCAAACCGTTGATTACACCGAACAGGATCCAGAGATCGAACGTGACGGCGTGATCGCACTGCAAGTTCACAGCGGACCACAGCTGGAAGCCCAATACCGAAACGTTCGATTACGCGAACTCTAA
- the ilvD gene encoding dihydroxy-acid dehydratase — protein MTQLNKYSSKITQPKSQGASQAMLYATGLTREDMDKPQVGIASVWYEGNSCNMHLLDLGAEVKKGVEEAGMVGMRFNTIGVSDGISMGTDGMSYSLQSRDLIADSIETIMGAQWYDGLVALPGCDKNMPGCLMAMGRLNRPSIMVYGGTIRPGFRNGEKLDIVSAFQCYGQFIAGQISDEERQEIVEKSCPGAGACGGMYTANTMATAIEALGMSLPYSASTPAEDPMKKEECVLAGEAILELLKKDIKPRDIMTRTAFENAMVTVMALGGSTNAVLHLIAMARSVDVPLTIDDFQSVSDRIPYLADLKPSGKFVQEDLHSIGGTPAVMKYLLEEGLMDGSCLTVTGKTLAENVADVPGLKEGQSIVRPVSKPIKSSGHIRILKGSLAPEGAVAKITGKEGLTFSGPARCFDSEEAMLAALEEKKIQKGDVVVIRFEGPKGGPGMPEMLTPTSAIMGAGLGSDVAMITDGRFSGGSHGFIVGHVTPEAQIGGPIGLLQDGDIVTIDAESNSLDVDVPAEELETRRSAWTAPALKATRGTLYKYIKNVKTASEGCVTDE, from the coding sequence ATGACTCAGCTGAACAAATATTCGAGCAAGATCACCCAGCCGAAAAGCCAAGGTGCGTCACAGGCCATGTTGTACGCAACCGGCCTGACTCGCGAAGACATGGATAAACCTCAGGTTGGGATCGCAAGCGTTTGGTACGAAGGCAACAGTTGCAACATGCACCTGTTGGACTTGGGCGCCGAAGTTAAGAAGGGCGTCGAAGAGGCTGGCATGGTCGGAATGCGATTCAATACCATCGGTGTCAGCGACGGTATTTCGATGGGTACCGACGGGATGAGCTATTCGCTGCAAAGCCGTGACCTGATCGCCGACTCGATCGAAACCATCATGGGAGCGCAGTGGTACGACGGTCTGGTTGCCCTACCGGGTTGCGACAAGAACATGCCGGGATGTTTGATGGCGATGGGACGTTTGAACCGTCCATCGATCATGGTCTATGGCGGTACGATCCGTCCCGGTTTCCGCAACGGAGAAAAGTTGGACATCGTTAGCGCTTTCCAGTGCTATGGGCAGTTCATCGCCGGTCAGATCAGTGATGAAGAGCGACAAGAAATCGTCGAAAAGAGTTGCCCAGGTGCGGGGGCGTGCGGTGGCATGTATACCGCCAACACAATGGCGACTGCGATCGAAGCCTTGGGGATGTCGCTGCCATATTCGGCCAGCACCCCAGCCGAAGATCCTATGAAGAAAGAAGAGTGCGTCTTGGCGGGCGAAGCGATTCTTGAACTGTTGAAAAAAGATATCAAGCCTCGGGACATCATGACCCGTACCGCGTTCGAAAACGCGATGGTAACCGTCATGGCTCTCGGCGGAAGCACGAACGCTGTGTTGCACTTGATCGCAATGGCTCGCAGCGTTGATGTGCCTTTGACGATTGATGATTTCCAATCGGTCAGTGATCGCATACCGTACTTGGCTGACCTGAAGCCAAGCGGCAAGTTCGTACAGGAAGATTTGCATTCGATCGGTGGTACGCCAGCGGTCATGAAGTACCTGCTCGAAGAAGGCTTGATGGACGGTTCATGTTTGACAGTGACCGGTAAGACACTGGCCGAAAACGTTGCCGACGTACCCGGATTGAAAGAAGGGCAGTCGATCGTTCGTCCGGTTAGCAAGCCGATCAAATCCAGTGGCCACATTCGCATCTTGAAAGGAAGCTTGGCTCCAGAAGGTGCGGTCGCAAAGATCACCGGCAAGGAAGGCCTAACGTTCAGCGGCCCTGCCCGTTGTTTCGATAGCGAAGAAGCGATGCTTGCCGCCCTTGAAGAAAAGAAAATTCAAAAAGGCGATGTGGTTGTGATTCGGTTCGAAGGTCCTAAAGGCGGACCAGGGATGCCCGAAATGCTAACCCCGACCAGCGCGATCATGGGAGCCGGTTTAGGATCGGATGTCGCGATGATCACTGACGGTCGATTCAGCGGCGGAAGCCACGGGTTCATCGTCGGGCACGTGACACCGGAAGCTCAAATCGGTGGACCGATCGGTTTGTTGCAAGACGGTGATATTGTCACCATCGATGCCGAAAGCAATTCGTTGGATGTCGATGTTCCAGCCGAAGAATTGGAAACACGTCGCAGTGCTTGGACAGCGCCCGCGTTGAAAGCAACTCGTGGTACGCTTTACAAGTACATCAAGAACGTCAAAACCGCTAGCGAAGGCTGTGTGACCGACGAATAA
- a CDS encoding WD40 repeat domain-containing protein codes for MKIFIHAWLPLWLVVAGAVYANADDRSGAAQGIDVDSIWVTSIDHLDGDRFVAGTASGLLLQPANVVSFDSDHPDQLTNLYEHPAAVWTVATSSDGKTIASVDYKGNLVVYDVDSATPTTHPNAFERWCQKIIVSADGKSVIAGNEAGKVFVWDLSESKVSKSLELGKASITCIALAPNGQGVAASDGEGKVHLISWPAFEVIGAISVSNETAWCIAYENESTLLVGSGDRNLYRVEATPDSKPVSLAVGTDWITRLAVSPSGSIAASEVSGKIHLVSGGEATTLEAYSGVWSLDFSNPGRLFVGTRKDGINVAKQTWSLSAPATESGEATQ; via the coding sequence ATGAAGATTTTTATTCATGCATGGTTACCACTATGGCTCGTCGTTGCTGGTGCGGTCTACGCTAATGCAGACGATCGATCCGGCGCAGCCCAAGGGATTGATGTTGATTCGATATGGGTCACCTCGATCGATCATCTTGACGGCGATCGATTCGTCGCTGGTACGGCATCTGGTTTGTTGTTGCAACCGGCGAACGTTGTCTCGTTTGATTCCGATCACCCGGATCAGCTGACAAACCTTTATGAACACCCAGCCGCGGTCTGGACCGTGGCGACATCTTCGGACGGAAAGACGATTGCCAGTGTCGACTATAAAGGCAACCTTGTTGTTTATGATGTCGATTCCGCAACGCCGACAACTCACCCGAACGCGTTCGAACGATGGTGTCAGAAAATCATCGTTTCGGCGGACGGCAAGTCTGTGATCGCTGGGAACGAAGCCGGCAAGGTATTTGTGTGGGATCTGTCAGAGTCGAAAGTGTCCAAGTCACTCGAACTTGGAAAAGCTTCGATCACTTGTATCGCTCTGGCACCGAACGGACAGGGGGTGGCCGCAAGTGATGGCGAAGGAAAGGTGCATTTGATTTCTTGGCCCGCCTTCGAAGTCATCGGAGCAATTTCAGTCAGCAATGAGACCGCTTGGTGCATCGCGTATGAAAATGAGTCCACCTTGTTGGTCGGTTCGGGCGATCGAAACTTGTACCGCGTCGAAGCAACCCCGGACTCGAAGCCTGTATCGCTTGCGGTCGGGACTGACTGGATCACTCGATTGGCCGTTTCACCAAGCGGATCGATTGCTGCTTCTGAAGTGAGTGGAAAAATTCATCTGGTTTCCGGCGGCGAAGCCACGACGCTTGAAGCATACAGCGGCGTTTGGTCGCTTGATTTTAGCAATCCAGGCCGGCTATTTGTAGGAACACGCAAGGACGGAATCAACGTTGCCAAGCAGACATGGTCTCTTTCAGCCCCGGCAACCGAGTCTGGTGAAGCAACTCAATGA
- a CDS encoding stage 0 sporulation family protein translates to MSSDRSTTTPSPKPEDLEYVVRYGTMRLLGVMNARESFRYNDEVVLQSDRGTEVGTVLCEATPVALESMHEPTAGKILRRLTDDDLAQWGHIKSQVRDDLAICQRCIDFLRLRMDLVDVERLLGGEKVVVYYLAEGRVDFRQLVRNLASEFQTRIEMRQIGVRDEAKIMADYGDCGQPICCSRFLSKMPPVSMKMAKLQRSTLDPTKISGRCGRLKCCLRYEFDTYEQMAAELPPVGAQILTKDGRATVLAQDILSQQLVVRTEDKRRIMLGADQVVSITKMPPPQRSGGHARSGHGQKPRSDDNQ, encoded by the coding sequence ATGAGTTCTGACCGGTCTACAACGACACCATCACCCAAGCCTGAAGACCTGGAATACGTCGTTCGCTACGGAACGATGCGTCTGCTAGGGGTGATGAACGCGCGCGAATCGTTTCGATATAACGATGAGGTGGTGCTACAATCAGATCGCGGCACCGAGGTCGGTACGGTGCTTTGCGAGGCGACTCCGGTTGCGCTAGAGTCAATGCACGAACCTACGGCAGGAAAGATCTTACGTCGGTTGACCGACGACGATCTCGCGCAATGGGGCCATATCAAGTCCCAGGTTCGTGACGATTTAGCGATCTGTCAGAGGTGTATCGATTTTTTGCGGTTGAGGATGGACCTCGTCGACGTCGAACGCCTGTTGGGGGGCGAGAAAGTTGTCGTTTACTACTTGGCCGAAGGGCGGGTCGATTTCCGACAGTTGGTGCGAAATCTCGCGAGCGAGTTTCAGACACGGATCGAAATGCGGCAAATTGGGGTCCGAGATGAAGCAAAAATCATGGCAGACTACGGAGATTGCGGACAACCGATATGCTGTTCGCGGTTTCTGAGTAAGATGCCACCGGTGTCGATGAAAATGGCAAAATTGCAAAGGTCGACACTCGATCCGACAAAAATTTCGGGTCGATGCGGCCGATTGAAATGTTGTTTGCGTTACGAATTCGATACCTATGAACAGATGGCGGCCGAGCTTCCGCCGGTCGGTGCGCAGATTTTGACGAAAGATGGACGGGCTACGGTCTTGGCTCAAGACATTCTTTCGCAACAATTGGTGGTGCGAACCGAAGACAAACGGCGGATCATGCTGGGAGCCGATCAGGTGGTCAGCATCACCAAGATGCCGCCTCCACAAAGAAGTGGTGGTCACGCTCGTTCTGGTCACGGCCAGAAACCGCGTAGCGATGACAACCAGTGA
- a CDS encoding Minf_1886 family protein has translation MSHELSNSPLQAMRKLLKEDARYKYEAYQFVREGLQFTQENLPELTEASVSGEPVSSSVAKHITGQQLCEGCRQYAIDQYGYLARMVLATWGIRSTSDFGEIVYNMIRIEQMRKSDSDRREDFDDVYSFDGAFEPEFTLPKPVDEFDC, from the coding sequence ATGAGTCATGAATTATCCAACTCGCCACTACAGGCAATGCGGAAACTTCTCAAAGAAGATGCACGCTATAAATACGAAGCGTATCAGTTCGTTCGCGAGGGACTGCAGTTCACGCAGGAGAATCTCCCTGAACTGACCGAAGCTTCTGTCAGCGGTGAACCGGTATCAAGTTCCGTAGCGAAGCACATCACCGGACAGCAGCTTTGTGAAGGTTGTCGTCAATATGCGATCGACCAATACGGCTATCTCGCGCGGATGGTGCTGGCGACTTGGGGAATCCGTTCGACCAGTGACTTTGGTGAAATTGTTTACAACATGATCCGCATCGAGCAGATGCGTAAAAGCGATTCAGATCGTCGAGAAGACTTCGACGATGTCTATTCTTTTGACGGTGCCTTCGAACCAGAGTTTACGTTGCCAAAGCCAGTCGACGAATTCGACTGCTGA
- a CDS encoding trypsin-like peptidase domain-containing protein, whose protein sequence is MRSFCSAIRTSSQDTTYGVGPAIIVFLLIGGFCLNSVGAEEDIRQTATVKVLAKAKPCVAVVYAFDSKGKPTGTGSGSVIDPRGYVLTAKHVVKDHHVVVLQGRPPLVAALVGSMPEHDIALLKLGPPAFSRPGSPDYPRAALPLDYLTIAAGKDLMLGETILNVGSPGGRGIVATEGIVSSEAFTGVNPLSTALESSQSFDEMIQFDAANNRGNSGGPLINLNGEQVGVVVSGIPSEEGIHFAVPAETIRLCVQEILCGELRSGFVSGITVNQQLSNVIVTNVDAKSPASEAGLEVGDKIVKVSGRPIRDPIDWSISLAHWRAGQTQHLVIHRGKEILQLPLELRKRLGEPASELVPNDEDIQNGLQCRYAAYDPNQQTPLDDDTVPEGQPIIVSAISAKPQDVEMEDHYEMVLSGYLNVPEDGRYRLGIRSDDGSKLFLHGKLVADNNGNHAAILRTGWVSLQAGLHPIEIEYYEDEGNQVLELLIGHGDEELEPVVADQLFYQSTEMTKQPAQ, encoded by the coding sequence ATGAGATCATTTTGTTCTGCTATTCGTACCAGCTCACAAGACACAACGTATGGAGTCGGTCCGGCGATAATTGTGTTTTTGCTGATCGGTGGATTCTGCTTGAATAGTGTTGGGGCCGAAGAAGACATTCGACAAACTGCGACCGTCAAGGTGCTTGCCAAAGCCAAGCCTTGCGTAGCGGTGGTCTATGCGTTTGACTCAAAAGGCAAGCCAACCGGAACCGGTAGCGGATCGGTGATCGATCCTCGCGGCTACGTTTTGACCGCGAAGCATGTCGTGAAAGACCATCATGTTGTTGTCTTACAAGGGCGACCGCCTTTGGTCGCGGCCTTGGTCGGTTCGATGCCGGAACACGATATCGCGCTTTTAAAGCTCGGTCCCCCGGCTTTCAGTCGTCCCGGTTCACCCGACTATCCGCGTGCAGCTCTTCCGCTGGACTATTTGACGATCGCTGCGGGCAAAGATCTGATGCTCGGTGAAACGATTTTGAATGTCGGATCACCGGGTGGACGTGGAATCGTCGCGACTGAAGGCATTGTTTCGTCGGAAGCCTTTACGGGCGTGAATCCGCTATCGACGGCACTTGAGTCATCGCAATCGTTTGACGAGATGATTCAGTTCGATGCGGCGAACAATCGAGGCAATAGTGGAGGACCGCTCATCAATCTCAATGGCGAACAAGTCGGTGTCGTCGTTAGCGGTATCCCCAGTGAAGAAGGAATCCATTTCGCCGTCCCGGCGGAAACGATTCGGCTTTGTGTTCAAGAGATTCTCTGTGGCGAATTGCGATCCGGATTCGTATCTGGAATTACAGTTAATCAACAGTTGTCCAATGTGATCGTGACAAATGTTGATGCGAAATCACCAGCATCGGAAGCGGGACTTGAGGTCGGGGACAAGATCGTCAAAGTCAGCGGACGGCCGATTCGTGATCCAATCGACTGGTCGATTTCACTAGCCCATTGGCGTGCAGGACAGACCCAACACCTTGTGATCCATCGTGGCAAAGAAATATTGCAGTTGCCATTGGAACTGCGAAAGCGTCTCGGTGAACCGGCAAGTGAATTGGTTCCCAACGACGAAGACATTCAGAACGGATTGCAATGTCGTTACGCTGCCTACGATCCAAATCAGCAAACGCCGTTGGATGACGACACTGTACCAGAGGGCCAGCCCATTATCGTTTCGGCTATATCGGCAAAGCCGCAAGACGTTGAAATGGAGGACCACTACGAAATGGTACTGAGTGGATACTTGAATGTTCCTGAGGACGGACGCTACCGTTTGGGCATTCGTTCGGACGACGGTTCAAAACTCTTTTTGCATGGCAAGCTAGTCGCTGACAACAACGGCAATCATGCCGCAATATTGCGAACCGGCTGGGTCTCCTTGCAGGCTGGCTTGCATCCGATCGAAATCGAGTATTACGAGGACGAAGGGAACCAGGTTTTGGAGCTTTTGATCGGGCATGGCGACGAAGAGCTTGAACCGGTTGTCGCCGACCAGTTGTTTTACCAGTCTACCGAAATGACAAAACAGCCAGCCCAATAG
- the lysS gene encoding lysine--tRNA ligase: protein MNQNPNNSPGGNSGDGEDSTDPRVARREKMAQIEAMGIDPFGGRFDNRDMLGECRERAGEIKFKNADGDLIELPDFEDPDLDYRQWKSDNGPGEEIGPTVRISGRVMLLRTKGKLIFLNVKDWTGTIQIFIGKQQVGDEDFALAKLFDLGDLVGAEGRLGRTNTGELTVFAEKLFFHTKMLDPPPDKHAGLTNVDLKQRMRYADLAFNDGTMETFVSRTKIIKSVRNTLDADQYCEVEGPTLHVVAGGAAARPFETHHNALDMPLTMRIALELHLKRLMVGGMERVYELGRVYRNEGLSPRHNPEFTMLEAYQAYGDYETMMDLTERIICNAIDAIGGGYKREFNGEEVDFTPPFKRATYAELFQAATNVDPADVDAVTKYAQSLGLETSGKHPDVVRNEIFEEKVEDTLDGPIFVIDYPASICPLTKRKRDNPEIAERFELFIKGMELANAYTELNDPDLQQKLFETQLEGLDEEESMAKMDHDFIRALRHAMPPAGGLGIGIDRLVMILTGQKSIRDVILFPVLRPTE from the coding sequence ATGAATCAAAACCCGAACAATAGCCCCGGCGGAAACTCTGGCGACGGTGAGGACTCGACTGATCCACGCGTTGCACGACGCGAAAAGATGGCACAAATCGAAGCGATGGGAATCGATCCCTTCGGTGGCCGATTTGATAATCGCGACATGCTGGGCGAGTGCCGAGAACGTGCCGGTGAAATCAAATTCAAGAATGCCGATGGCGATTTGATCGAACTGCCCGATTTTGAAGATCCCGATCTCGATTACCGCCAATGGAAAAGCGACAACGGACCGGGTGAAGAAATCGGGCCGACCGTGCGAATTTCCGGTCGCGTTATGCTGCTTCGGACGAAGGGCAAATTGATCTTCCTGAACGTCAAAGATTGGACCGGAACGATCCAAATCTTTATCGGCAAGCAACAAGTTGGCGACGAAGATTTCGCCTTGGCGAAACTGTTTGACCTAGGTGACCTTGTCGGAGCTGAAGGCCGCTTGGGTCGAACGAACACTGGCGAACTGACAGTGTTTGCCGAAAAGCTATTCTTCCACACGAAAATGCTTGATCCGCCACCAGACAAGCACGCCGGCCTAACCAACGTTGATCTAAAACAACGAATGCGCTACGCGGACTTGGCGTTCAACGACGGCACGATGGAAACCTTCGTCAGCCGTACGAAGATCATCAAATCGGTCCGCAACACACTTGATGCTGATCAGTATTGCGAGGTCGAAGGCCCAACCCTTCATGTCGTTGCCGGTGGAGCCGCAGCACGCCCGTTTGAGACGCATCACAATGCGCTCGACATGCCCCTGACGATGCGGATTGCATTGGAATTGCATCTCAAACGCTTGATGGTCGGCGGTATGGAACGTGTCTACGAACTGGGACGCGTTTACCGCAACGAAGGCTTAAGCCCTCGCCACAATCCAGAATTCACCATGCTGGAAGCGTATCAAGCGTATGGCGATTATGAAACGATGATGGATCTGACCGAACGCATCATTTGCAACGCGATCGATGCGATTGGAGGAGGCTACAAACGCGAGTTCAACGGAGAAGAAGTTGACTTCACCCCACCCTTCAAACGCGCAACCTATGCCGAGCTATTCCAAGCGGCAACCAATGTCGACCCAGCCGACGTCGATGCGGTGACGAAGTATGCTCAGTCGCTGGGACTTGAAACCTCCGGTAAGCACCCTGACGTCGTCCGCAACGAAATCTTCGAAGAGAAGGTCGAGGACACTCTCGATGGCCCGATCTTCGTGATCGATTACCCGGCGAGCATCTGTCCGTTGACGAAACGTAAGCGTGACAATCCAGAAATCGCCGAGCGGTTCGAGTTGTTCATCAAGGGGATGGAATTGGCAAACGCCTATACCGAGTTGAACGATCCCGATCTGCAGCAAAAACTATTCGAGACGCAGCTAGAAGGTTTGGACGAAGAAGAATCGATGGCCAAAATGGACCATGACTTCATTCGTGCTCTGCGTCATGCGATGCCACCAGCAGGCGGTTTGGGTATCGGAATCGATCGTTTGGTCATGATTCTGACAGGGCAGAAATCGATTCGAGACGTGATCCTGTTCCCTGTACTCCGTCCTACGGAATAG